From the Psychrobacillus sp. FSL K6-4046 genome, one window contains:
- a CDS encoding S-layer homology domain-containing protein: MKNQLMKKPIVTLMALFLILSLGTNEASAKVPDFNGGILDEYSYEEVFFLSGSPITFTGKATVTEKESKNQLTSTYKFNLSNQYGDKLTRSVVYITDLTTHVKKNQTTAQTTVKSYSEKVTLADKTTFTLDDYQFSQGSVIDNRPATDYYSGNIIARKIYKRSQKIGRETINDLITVYMEGNNVGYKNFWGSTDTQLIDYEIDSPQGTSFVSSKVSDSKSRVLEYEKHIPSLSSFVGGHSVVSKSNMVAEYDYQIPFNPYNTTGTAYINKDKTPTIERLIVPKFRDIEKHWSKPNIEKLYSLGIFDETSNFFSPDAAMKKDLFTVAVAKAVDLRVLEEKPKNKKNIRKALFSDLDINDPNYVYIESALNKEIVTPVNADIFGANKSITRAEAVTIIIRSLGLEGRAPTPGYTTKFIDDNKIPKSAKDSIYVASELGLIDPDRKNRINPNEVLTRGKASQLLVRYMNFLESDLKQNYRDDMINFN; this comes from the coding sequence ATGAAAAATCAACTTATGAAAAAGCCGATTGTTACCCTGATGGCTTTATTCCTTATACTAAGCTTAGGGACAAATGAAGCTAGCGCGAAGGTTCCAGATTTTAATGGTGGCATTTTAGACGAGTATTCTTATGAAGAGGTATTTTTTCTAAGCGGCTCACCAATTACATTCACAGGGAAAGCAACTGTCACTGAAAAAGAAAGTAAAAACCAATTAACTTCTACTTATAAATTCAATTTAAGTAATCAATATGGAGATAAATTAACAAGAAGCGTGGTCTATATCACTGATTTGACAACTCATGTTAAGAAAAATCAAACTACGGCTCAAACTACAGTTAAAAGCTACTCCGAAAAAGTAACTTTAGCTGATAAAACGACATTTACCTTGGATGATTATCAGTTTTCTCAAGGTTCGGTTATTGATAACCGCCCAGCAACTGATTATTATTCGGGGAATATAATTGCAAGAAAGATTTATAAGCGTAGTCAAAAAATCGGAAGAGAAACAATTAATGATTTAATTACTGTTTATATGGAAGGAAATAATGTTGGCTACAAAAATTTCTGGGGCTCCACTGACACTCAGTTGATTGACTATGAAATAGATTCCCCGCAAGGGACTTCATTTGTATCTAGCAAGGTTTCTGACAGTAAATCTAGAGTATTAGAATACGAAAAGCATATTCCCTCTCTATCAAGCTTTGTAGGTGGACACTCAGTTGTAAGCAAGTCAAACATGGTAGCAGAATATGATTATCAGATTCCATTTAATCCATACAACACAACAGGGACTGCATACATTAATAAAGATAAAACACCAACAATTGAAAGACTTATCGTCCCTAAGTTTCGTGATATTGAAAAGCATTGGTCCAAGCCAAATATTGAAAAACTATATTCTTTAGGTATTTTTGATGAAACAAGTAACTTCTTCTCTCCTGATGCAGCAATGAAAAAAGACCTTTTCACTGTAGCTGTGGCTAAAGCTGTAGACTTGCGTGTACTAGAAGAAAAACCAAAAAACAAGAAGAATATACGAAAAGCATTATTTTCAGATTTAGATATTAATGATCCGAACTATGTATATATTGAAAGCGCACTAAATAAAGAAATTGTAACTCCAGTGAATGCTGACATATTTGGAGCAAATAAATCTATCACTAGAGCAGAGGCAGTAACTATTATTATTCGCTCTCTTGGATTAGAGGGACGTGCACCAACCCCTGGTTACACCACGAAGTTTATTGACGACAACAAAATACCAAAATCAGCTAAGGATAGTATCTATGTCGCAAGTGAACTAGGTCTAATTGATCCAGATAGAAAAAATCGCATCAACCCTAACGAAGTCCTTACAAGAGGAAAAGCATCACAGCTACTTGTTAGATATATGAACTTCCTTGAATCTGACCTAAAACAAAACTATCGCGATGACATGATTAATTTCAACTAA
- a CDS encoding GntP family permease has protein sequence MLFLVILLGVVFVVVATAVFKLHPFLALLISAFFVGIASGMPLLTVVENVNSGFGGLMASIGIVIVAGTIIGVILEKSGAAYRMAEVVLRILGEKRPQLAMSIIGFIVSIPVFCDSGFIILSSLQKSLAKRAKVKVASMAVALSTGLYATHTLVPPTPGPIAAAGNIGATDYLGTIILVGLFVAIPATIVGYLWAVKVGTKIDVPADQEDALDYEEVIKSFGKMPSTFKAFLPIVLPILLIGTGSVAALVGDESGLTNFLRFLGSPTVALLFGVLASFLLLPEISEKTLSGWIGESLKEAAPILLITGAGGAFGTVIKNSGVAELLQEMDLGVLANGALFLLVPFLIAAALKTAQGSSTAALVITSSLVAPMLPTLGIEGALPLALVVMAVGAGAMTVSHVNDSYFWVVTQFSGMKVTDAYKAQTMATLLQGITTIIVTAILWFIFV, from the coding sequence ATGTTGTTTTTAGTTATTTTGTTAGGAGTTGTTTTTGTTGTAGTGGCAACTGCAGTGTTCAAGCTACATCCCTTTTTGGCTCTATTAATCAGTGCCTTCTTTGTAGGTATTGCTTCTGGTATGCCGCTGCTTACTGTTGTAGAGAATGTTAACTCTGGTTTTGGCGGTTTAATGGCGAGTATCGGAATTGTAATTGTTGCGGGAACAATCATAGGGGTTATTCTTGAGAAGTCTGGTGCAGCTTACCGAATGGCAGAGGTTGTCCTTCGTATTCTAGGTGAAAAAAGACCGCAGCTTGCCATGTCCATCATAGGGTTTATCGTATCAATACCTGTATTTTGTGATTCTGGATTTATTATTTTATCAAGTTTACAAAAGTCATTAGCAAAACGTGCGAAGGTCAAGGTAGCATCTATGGCAGTAGCTTTGTCTACAGGGCTTTATGCAACGCACACATTAGTGCCTCCAACTCCTGGACCAATCGCAGCAGCAGGGAATATTGGGGCAACAGATTATCTTGGTACTATAATTTTGGTCGGTTTGTTTGTAGCAATTCCTGCCACTATCGTAGGTTATTTATGGGCCGTGAAGGTTGGGACGAAAATCGACGTCCCAGCGGATCAGGAAGATGCACTGGATTACGAAGAGGTTATTAAATCTTTTGGGAAAATGCCATCTACCTTTAAAGCTTTTTTACCAATCGTACTACCAATTTTATTAATCGGCACGGGCTCAGTTGCAGCGTTAGTTGGCGATGAATCAGGATTAACGAATTTCTTGAGATTCCTTGGTTCTCCAACTGTGGCACTATTGTTCGGTGTATTAGCTTCCTTCTTATTGCTACCTGAAATTAGTGAAAAAACGCTGTCTGGTTGGATTGGTGAAAGCCTTAAGGAAGCAGCACCAATTTTATTAATCACCGGTGCTGGAGGCGCGTTTGGGACAGTTATTAAAAACTCTGGTGTAGCAGAGCTTCTACAGGAAATGGATTTAGGGGTATTGGCTAATGGAGCATTATTCCTACTAGTGCCATTCCTTATTGCGGCAGCTCTCAAAACAGCACAAGGCTCCTCAACAGCTGCTCTAGTTATTACTTCATCACTAGTAGCACCAATGTTACCAACTCTAGGTATAGAGGGTGCATTACCGTTAGCGCTAGTTGTTATGGCGGTAGGAGCAGGAGCGATGACAGTGAGCCATGTAAATGACAGCTATTTCTGGGTAGTGACCCAATTTAGCGGCATGAAGGTTACCGATGCGTACAAAGCACAAACAATGGCAACTCTACTCCAAGGTATTACAACAATCATCGTTACAGCAATCCTTTGGTTTATATTTGTATAA
- a CDS encoding glycerate kinase, translating into MKIVISPDSYKGSLSATEVARAVSNAIHEVDPSIETVLLPVADGGEGTLEPLVIATGGTFVTATVQDPLGKQIEAVYGVLGDKETCVIEMARASGLTLLSQDERNPLKTSTFGTGELIRHALDQGFRKFIVGIGGSATNDGGAGMLRALGVEFRNKVKEEIQAGGGSLVNLEEIDISQMDKRIQRSQFILACDVDNPLLGKNGATAVFGPQKGVTPQMEDQLENGLKNLANKIAEVKGIRVHQMPGAGAAGGLGGAFLALFPVQLKPGIEVVMEAIQFEKHLEDTDLVITGEGKTDRQTLSGKAPMGVAVAANKRGIPVILLSGFIEKESKVDLSTYFSKLVSIVDHSVSMEESLKDPVHYLTVRTKETMQAILKEEV; encoded by the coding sequence ATGAAAATTGTTATTAGTCCTGACTCTTACAAGGGTTCATTGTCAGCAACTGAGGTTGCTAGGGCTGTTTCCAACGCGATTCATGAGGTTGATCCATCTATTGAAACTGTATTACTACCTGTAGCAGATGGTGGGGAAGGAACGTTGGAACCCCTTGTCATTGCAACTGGTGGAACATTTGTAACTGCAACCGTTCAAGACCCGTTAGGAAAACAAATAGAGGCGGTTTATGGGGTGTTAGGAGACAAAGAGACTTGTGTCATTGAGATGGCGAGAGCTTCTGGTTTGACTCTATTGTCGCAAGATGAAAGAAATCCGCTAAAGACATCAACGTTTGGAACAGGTGAACTGATTCGTCACGCGCTCGATCAAGGATTCCGGAAGTTTATTGTTGGAATAGGGGGGAGTGCAACGAATGATGGCGGGGCAGGGATGCTACGTGCATTAGGGGTTGAATTTAGGAATAAAGTAAAAGAAGAAATACAAGCTGGGGGAGGCTCTCTTGTAAATCTGGAAGAGATAGATATTAGTCAAATGGATAAGCGAATTCAACGTTCACAGTTCATACTAGCTTGTGATGTGGATAATCCTTTATTAGGCAAAAATGGAGCTACGGCTGTGTTTGGTCCACAAAAAGGGGTAACTCCACAAATGGAGGACCAGCTAGAGAATGGTTTAAAGAACCTTGCAAATAAAATAGCAGAAGTGAAAGGTATTAGGGTGCATCAGATGCCAGGTGCGGGTGCAGCTGGAGGACTTGGAGGTGCTTTTCTTGCTTTATTTCCTGTCCAATTAAAGCCAGGTATAGAAGTTGTCATGGAGGCCATTCAATTTGAAAAGCACTTAGAGGATACAGACCTCGTCATTACAGGAGAAGGTAAAACGGACAGACAAACTCTCTCTGGTAAGGCTCCGATGGGAGTTGCTGTTGCTGCAAATAAAAGAGGGATTCCCGTTATATTGCTCTCTGGCTTTATAGAGAAAGAAAGTAAAGTAGACTTGTCTACCTATTTCTCTAAGCTTGTTAGTATAGTAGATCATTCAGTGAGTATGGAAGAATCCTTGAAAGACCCGGTTCATTATTTAACTGTAAGGACTAAGGAAACAATGCAAGCCATTCTAAAGGAAGAGGTGTGA
- a CDS encoding sugar diacid recognition domain-containing protein, producing MITKQLAEQIVQQTMLRLHRNINVMQTNGVILASGDELRVNHIHEGAIEVAKTKSPLRITKDNNHLFPRTKCGINLPIFYQNEIVGIIGVTGEPADLEEIATLLQLTTEMMVHQALIVSEREWKRKIQELVFEELMSGQPIQKYLQERLHKIGFQNKAPFYAMMLEVDPESSSYQNIIQEIEYYLETDSILVGHYQASEHFILISGLDKTTFTRKVTLLAEKLKKYYSLSIGLGREVQLLEQVHYAYRTAKLALQYGNPNKPVISFEEVEIYSLFKNKDSFEVQTYTKKMLEPLDIKLQNTLQKYFDCSLQLSICAEELGIHRHTLTYRLNKIAQVTGYNPTNFQDALALQLALLLKNRNLHFNEKTVSAH from the coding sequence TTGATAACCAAGCAATTAGCCGAACAAATAGTACAGCAAACTATGCTTCGTCTTCATCGAAATATTAACGTTATGCAGACAAACGGAGTCATACTTGCCTCTGGCGACGAGCTAAGAGTAAATCATATACATGAAGGTGCTATTGAAGTAGCTAAAACTAAGTCCCCACTAAGGATTACAAAGGATAATAATCACCTTTTTCCCCGAACAAAGTGTGGCATTAATTTACCTATATTCTATCAAAATGAAATAGTCGGGATCATTGGAGTAACGGGAGAACCTGCCGACTTGGAGGAGATAGCAACACTTCTCCAGTTAACAACTGAAATGATGGTCCATCAAGCATTAATAGTCTCTGAGAGAGAATGGAAGCGGAAAATACAAGAGCTCGTCTTCGAAGAATTAATGAGTGGACAGCCAATCCAGAAATATTTACAGGAAAGGCTCCACAAAATAGGCTTTCAAAACAAAGCCCCATTTTATGCAATGATGCTTGAGGTAGATCCAGAGTCTTCCTCTTATCAAAATATTATTCAGGAAATAGAATACTATCTAGAAACAGATTCTATATTAGTCGGTCATTACCAAGCAAGCGAGCATTTTATTTTAATTTCTGGCTTGGATAAAACAACATTCACTCGCAAAGTTACCTTATTAGCAGAAAAACTAAAGAAATATTATTCTCTTTCCATTGGGCTAGGGAGAGAAGTGCAATTATTAGAGCAAGTCCATTATGCCTACCGAACAGCCAAGCTCGCGCTTCAATACGGGAATCCTAACAAGCCAGTCATTTCCTTCGAGGAGGTAGAAATTTACTCTCTGTTTAAAAACAAAGATTCCTTTGAGGTTCAAACCTATACAAAAAAAATGCTAGAGCCACTGGATATTAAACTACAAAATACCTTGCAGAAATATTTTGATTGCAGTCTTCAGCTCTCTATTTGTGCTGAGGAACTCGGGATTCATCGCCATACCCTCACCTACCGTTTAAACAAAATAGCACAAGTAACAGGTTATAATCCTACTAACTTTCAGGATGCATTAGCACTTCAGTTAGCTTTGTTATTAAAAAATAGAAATTTACATTTCAACGAAAAAACCGTTTCAGCTCATTAG
- a CDS encoding C40 family peptidase yields the protein MTSLFKKLITILTLTLVLAMGTFAGNTEAASSVKSNEIVSSAKSLIGTKYRYGGTTKAGFDCSGFIGYVYKGKGVSLPRTAAGMYSKGTPVKKAKLAVGDLVFFNTTGKGVSHVGMFIGNGQFIHASSSKGVRIDKINDPYYWGKKYVGAKKVANVQVAKK from the coding sequence TTGACTTCTTTGTTTAAAAAACTAATCACGATCTTAACACTAACTCTAGTTTTAGCCATGGGAACATTTGCGGGAAATACAGAAGCAGCTAGCTCTGTAAAATCCAACGAAATAGTATCAAGTGCGAAAAGTCTAATTGGAACTAAATATCGTTATGGTGGCACAACGAAGGCAGGATTTGATTGCTCTGGATTTATTGGGTACGTGTACAAAGGTAAAGGTGTCTCTCTTCCGAGAACTGCTGCTGGAATGTACAGTAAAGGAACGCCAGTAAAAAAAGCTAAACTAGCAGTTGGGGATTTAGTATTCTTCAATACGACTGGAAAAGGTGTTTCACATGTTGGAATGTTTATCGGGAATGGCCAATTCATTCATGCTTCATCATCAAAAGGTGTAAGAATCGATAAAATTAATGATCCTTATTACTGGGGTAAAAAATACGTAGGCGCTAAAAAAGTTGCTAACGTTCAAGTAGCTAAAAAATAA
- a CDS encoding HAMP domain-containing methyl-accepting chemotaxis protein, with the protein MKLKWKNTLTLHLGTIIVGVMIVMLTITSVATYKTAYGELYKAAGIEAYGCANITTGLITPEDINKILAGDTAAVKSVGEQLNWTTAHKDIFETQYIIDLEGNLLATDDNLKETGFNAGDQFYIDQEAIDMLVKMGHPTYSESYEYAGMNRLSGYAPIFEDHDPSKKIVAISVIDFNADIVSERTWDVVSKGLLLSIIPLLLASIVTLLLIRRKTKPLSVLIAHAEEIAKGNLSVKDTNFSSKDEVGNLSRTLDTLAGNLRTMIGTIQNTSSQLMKNAEETTASLIEMKEAAHQIANNMSENVASISTGTASAESSTVILNNLATGLQHSKETADQCSVQSMTTMQIAQEGLKKAEETSRDMNKIRNASIETSAMIVKLDEATNKIQQITGSIAGIAAQTNLLALNASIEAARAGEHGKGFAVVAEEVRKLAEQSNLEVKQVEEIVKEITENISHVVTSTDTSTKLIETGNATVQQTSQSLQNISTAVGKTVEEISRISKMTTEEAANSKQVVDLIENLTESIREIEQVTTTISAVTEETSASIDEISQHSAETSEVAQQLHNLINKFKL; encoded by the coding sequence GTGAAACTGAAATGGAAAAATACACTTACTCTACATCTCGGGACAATTATCGTCGGGGTAATGATTGTTATGCTTACGATTACTTCTGTAGCTACTTATAAAACTGCCTATGGCGAACTTTACAAAGCAGCTGGGATTGAAGCATATGGTTGTGCTAATATTACTACTGGTTTAATTACACCTGAAGATATTAATAAAATACTTGCTGGAGACACTGCTGCCGTTAAAAGCGTAGGTGAGCAGCTAAACTGGACTACTGCTCATAAAGATATTTTTGAGACACAATATATAATTGACTTAGAAGGAAACCTATTAGCTACTGATGATAACTTAAAAGAAACTGGTTTTAATGCAGGAGATCAATTTTACATAGATCAAGAAGCGATTGATATGCTTGTCAAGATGGGACACCCTACCTACTCAGAAAGCTATGAGTACGCTGGGATGAATCGTTTGTCTGGCTATGCTCCAATTTTCGAGGATCATGACCCCTCGAAAAAAATTGTTGCTATTAGTGTAATAGATTTTAATGCGGACATCGTCTCTGAAAGAACATGGGATGTAGTTAGTAAAGGATTACTATTAAGTATTATTCCTTTATTGTTAGCATCTATAGTTACTCTTCTTTTAATTAGAAGAAAAACAAAGCCTTTATCTGTTTTGATTGCTCATGCTGAAGAGATTGCTAAAGGAAACTTATCCGTTAAAGACACAAATTTTTCAAGCAAGGATGAGGTTGGAAACTTAAGTAGGACGCTTGATACACTTGCTGGTAACTTACGTACGATGATTGGAACGATTCAAAACACTTCCTCCCAATTAATGAAAAATGCAGAAGAAACTACAGCCTCTTTGATTGAAATGAAGGAAGCAGCGCATCAGATCGCCAATAATATGAGCGAAAATGTTGCATCTATATCAACGGGTACTGCATCTGCTGAAAGCTCAACCGTTATCTTAAACAATTTAGCTACCGGCTTACAACATTCAAAGGAAACTGCGGACCAGTGCTCGGTACAATCGATGACCACTATGCAGATTGCTCAAGAAGGCCTCAAGAAAGCCGAAGAAACTAGTCGAGACATGAACAAAATAAGAAACGCTTCCATTGAAACTAGCGCAATGATTGTGAAGCTTGATGAAGCAACTAATAAAATACAGCAAATTACTGGGTCCATCGCGGGCATAGCAGCTCAAACAAATCTACTGGCACTTAATGCCTCTATAGAAGCAGCTCGTGCTGGTGAGCATGGTAAAGGATTTGCAGTTGTAGCAGAAGAAGTTCGCAAGCTAGCAGAACAGTCTAACCTAGAGGTTAAACAAGTAGAAGAAATCGTAAAAGAGATAACAGAAAACATCTCACACGTAGTAACCTCTACGGACACCAGCACCAAACTAATCGAAACTGGAAATGCAACCGTTCAGCAAACTTCTCAATCCTTGCAGAATATCTCTACAGCTGTCGGTAAGACAGTAGAGGAAATCTCAAGGATATCTAAGATGACAACCGAGGAAGCTGCTAACTCGAAGCAAGTAGTAGATCTTATCGAAAATCTAACTGAATCTATAAGAGAAATTGAACAAGTGACTACAACCATTTCAGCCGTAACAGAAGAAACCTCTGCCTCTATAGACGAGATTTCACAGCATTCCGCTGAAACATCCGAAGTAGCACAACAACTTCACAACCTCATAAACAAATTTAAACTCTAA
- the ltrA gene encoding group II intron reverse transcriptase/maturase, producing the protein MMLNQILERKNMMQALKRVEANKGSHGVDMMPVQTLRQHILENWKTIKSQILNGTYEPQPVRRIEIPKPDGGVRLLGIPTVTDRLIQQAISQILSEEYDKTFSDYSYGFRPNRSAHDAIRKAKGYIKEGYRWVVDMDLEKFFDKVNHDRLMATLAKRISDKPLLKLIRKYLQSGVMINGVVSSTEEGTPQGGPLSPLLSNIVLDELDKELEKRGHKFVRYADDCNIYVKSERAGVRTMASVQRFIEGKLRLKVNEKKSAVDRPWNRKFLAFSFTAHKEPKVRIAKTSLQRMKKKIREITSRKMPYSMEYRIEKLNQYLVGWCGYFALADTPTTFKTLDSWIKRRLRMCLWKDWKKPRTRVRNLTRLKVPYGKAYEWGNTRKGYWRISKSPILHRTLGKSFWESQGLKSLQVRYETLRYSS; encoded by the coding sequence GTGATGTTGAATCAGATACTTGAACGGAAAAACATGATGCAAGCGTTAAAGCGAGTGGAAGCGAATAAAGGAAGCCATGGAGTAGACATGATGCCCGTACAAACCTTACGACAGCACATCCTCGAAAATTGGAAAACTATTAAATCGCAGATTTTAAATGGAACCTATGAACCACAGCCAGTACGTCGAATCGAAATCCCGAAACCAGACGGTGGTGTGCGTCTATTAGGTATTCCAACCGTGACAGATCGTTTGATTCAACAAGCTATATCGCAGATACTATCTGAGGAATATGATAAAACATTTTCGGATTACAGTTATGGATTCCGACCAAATCGGAGTGCCCATGATGCCATTCGAAAAGCAAAGGGTTATATAAAAGAGGGTTATCGATGGGTTGTGGATATGGATTTAGAGAAATTCTTTGATAAGGTCAATCATGACCGACTAATGGCAACGTTAGCGAAACGAATTTCAGATAAACCTTTACTAAAACTCATTCGTAAATATCTCCAATCCGGTGTCATGATAAATGGCGTAGTTTCCAGTACAGAAGAAGGAACCCCGCAAGGTGGACCTCTAAGTCCACTCTTATCAAACATCGTATTAGACGAACTTGATAAAGAGTTAGAGAAACGTGGACATAAATTCGTACGGTACGCAGATGATTGCAATATCTATGTGAAGAGTGAACGGGCAGGGGTACGAACAATGGCGAGTGTACAACGATTTATTGAAGGAAAACTTCGACTGAAAGTTAACGAAAAGAAATCGGCAGTGGACCGCCCTTGGAATCGGAAATTCTTGGCGTTTAGCTTTACTGCTCATAAAGAACCGAAGGTTCGTATTGCAAAAACAAGCCTACAACGAATGAAGAAGAAAATACGAGAAATTACCTCTAGAAAGATGCCATATTCCATGGAATATAGAATCGAAAAGTTGAACCAATATCTAGTGGGATGGTGTGGATATTTCGCCTTAGCAGATACACCTACCACATTTAAAACACTGGATAGCTGGATTAAACGAAGGTTACGTATGTGCCTGTGGAAGGATTGGAAGAAACCTCGAACAAGAGTTAGAAATCTTACTCGATTAAAAGTTCCTTATGGGAAAGCTTACGAGTGGGGAAATACTCGAAAAGGGTACTGGCGCATTTCTAAAAGCCCCATATTACACAGAACCCTCGGCAAATCCTTTTGGGAAAGCCAAGGGCTGAAAAGTCTGCAAGTTCGTTACGAAACTTTGCGTTATTCATCTTAA
- a CDS encoding M20/M25/M40 family metallo-hydrolase, which yields MNKLLWDTPDRLRELLCELVSWNSITLTDGEREFAPKLIEKIRELEYFQTHPSQLQLHDAGLGRQVVTALYKHPSATETVVLISHFDTVQTEEYGTLEPLAYFPEELTRKLMENPSELPEDAQEDLATGKYLFGRGTMDMKMGLALHMQLIEKATVEEWPINLILTSVPDEEVNSAGMRAAVTQLVRIREEFNLSYKLFLNSEPSFSQVPKDIDEYIYSGTIGKIMPAALFYGKETHVGEPMKGMTANYIASFLTQRMEYNPIFTEHDLGESTPLPVSLQQKDLKMSYSTQTPYRAVALYNVFLLRRTASDIMELFEQVANEAMDALNKTYQQICDREQVQGIGQVRVLKYDELLAYANKKLGIEEVQRLKQEVLAEEEWDDREKSLRIVDNLMIQCQELSPATVLLFAPPYYPAVNTSKDPLIIEAVELMKQSAQSFNNTVKQIHYFNGICDLSYVNYEDDGNGWTAFESNTPVWGDTYDIPFDDMAKLKGPVLNVGPFGKDAHQKTERLHIDSAFVEMPVMLETLIKSLYKSSRRE from the coding sequence ATGAATAAGCTTTTATGGGATACGCCAGATCGACTGCGTGAATTATTGTGTGAGCTTGTGAGCTGGAACAGTATTACGTTAACGGATGGAGAAAGGGAGTTTGCTCCTAAGTTAATAGAAAAGATTCGAGAGCTTGAGTATTTTCAAACTCATCCGAGTCAGCTCCAGCTTCACGATGCAGGCTTGGGAAGACAGGTAGTGACGGCATTATATAAGCATCCTTCTGCAACAGAAACAGTTGTGCTTATTAGTCATTTCGATACTGTGCAGACAGAAGAATATGGTACTTTGGAGCCTTTAGCTTATTTTCCGGAGGAGTTAACTAGAAAGTTAATGGAAAATCCTAGTGAGCTACCGGAGGATGCTCAAGAAGATTTGGCAACCGGGAAGTATTTGTTTGGTCGTGGAACGATGGATATGAAGATGGGATTAGCCTTACATATGCAGTTGATTGAAAAAGCTACTGTGGAAGAATGGCCAATTAATTTAATTCTCACAAGTGTACCTGATGAAGAGGTAAATTCTGCTGGTATGCGTGCGGCTGTTACTCAGCTAGTTCGAATACGTGAAGAGTTTAATTTATCATATAAGCTATTTTTAAATAGTGAACCTTCGTTTTCACAGGTGCCAAAGGATATTGACGAGTATATCTACTCTGGTACGATCGGTAAAATTATGCCCGCTGCGCTGTTTTACGGAAAGGAAACTCATGTAGGAGAGCCGATGAAAGGGATGACGGCTAACTATATTGCTTCTTTCTTAACACAGCGAATGGAATATAATCCTATATTTACAGAGCATGACCTTGGAGAAAGTACTCCGTTGCCAGTTTCTTTACAGCAAAAGGATTTGAAAATGTCTTATTCAACGCAGACACCGTACCGAGCAGTTGCTTTGTACAACGTGTTTTTATTAAGAAGAACTGCTTCTGACATTATGGAACTGTTTGAACAGGTTGCGAATGAGGCAATGGACGCTTTGAATAAAACCTATCAACAAATTTGTGATAGAGAGCAGGTCCAAGGAATTGGACAGGTCAGAGTTTTGAAATATGACGAGCTGCTTGCGTATGCGAATAAAAAATTAGGCATAGAGGAAGTTCAAAGACTTAAGCAAGAAGTACTTGCGGAAGAGGAATGGGACGATCGTGAAAAATCACTTCGAATAGTAGATAATCTCATGATTCAATGCCAGGAGCTTTCACCAGCTACCGTGTTGCTCTTTGCTCCACCATATTATCCAGCGGTTAACACATCCAAGGATCCACTGATTATAGAAGCGGTTGAGTTAATGAAGCAATCTGCACAATCCTTTAATAATACAGTAAAACAAATACATTATTTTAATGGGATATGCGATTTGAGCTATGTAAATTATGAAGACGATGGAAACGGCTGGACAGCATTTGAAAGCAATACACCAGTATGGGGAGATACCTATGATATCCCATTTGATGATATGGCTAAATTAAAGGGACCTGTACTGAACGTAGGACCATTCGGCAAGGATGCTCATCAAAAAACAGAAAGACTACATATAGACAGTGCTTTTGTTGAAATGCCAGTAATGCTAGAAACCCTTATTAAAAGCTTATACAAATCGAGTAGGAGGGAGTGA
- a CDS encoding HEAT repeat domain-containing protein codes for MSKKSIKNELPENYEDLKKAANRTGSWRTRLSAVEELGNYNTSQVIDILKVRLDHDPVFQIQEEAYRSLLELGEDVVLPKRKKFELVKGANKVFVRVKKSLPKDHTIDDYLTKLKRMRIDVYDAYEGEKGLEWLEEEWKKL; via the coding sequence TTGAGTAAAAAGTCTATAAAAAATGAGTTACCAGAAAACTATGAGGATCTTAAAAAAGCAGCTAACCGTACTGGAAGCTGGAGAACTCGTTTAAGTGCTGTTGAAGAGTTGGGAAATTATAATACAAGCCAAGTGATTGATATACTAAAAGTAAGATTAGACCATGACCCAGTTTTTCAAATTCAAGAAGAAGCATATCGCTCATTGCTTGAGTTAGGGGAAGATGTCGTATTACCAAAGCGTAAAAAATTCGAATTGGTAAAAGGAGCAAATAAAGTATTTGTTCGTGTGAAAAAGAGCTTACCAAAAGATCATACGATTGACGACTACTTAACTAAGCTAAAAAGAATGCGTATCGATGTATATGATGCATATGAAGGCGAAAAAGGCTTAGAATGGCTAGAAGAAGAATGGAAAAAATTATAA